From the genome of Shewanella sp. Choline-02u-19, one region includes:
- a CDS encoding DUF2780 domain-containing protein, whose protein sequence is MKLLTASILTLLSIFSTQINAHGFDPLAEATKAISTPSQSDDLVGNVMSQLGLSQGQAEGGLGSLLSLAQSSLGSSDFSSISDSIPGIDGLLGAVPELDNDSGMSGLLSKAGGLGDSLQGGAMVYDAFEKLGISKDLAAPMIDIVKGYLDTNGTSGTSDLLMKGLGAIL, encoded by the coding sequence ATGAAATTATTGACTGCAAGTATTCTGACGCTTCTCAGCATATTCTCAACTCAGATTAACGCCCACGGATTCGACCCATTAGCAGAAGCAACCAAAGCGATTTCAACCCCTTCGCAGTCTGATGATTTAGTCGGTAATGTTATGTCGCAATTAGGCTTAAGCCAAGGTCAAGCTGAGGGCGGTTTAGGCAGTTTGTTATCACTCGCACAGTCTTCACTGGGCAGTAGTGATTTCAGCTCAATTTCGGACTCTATCCCCGGTATTGATGGTTTGCTAGGTGCAGTGCCTGAGCTCGACAACGATTCAGGTATGTCAGGCTTATTATCTAAAGCGGGTGGATTAGGTGATTCACTGCAGGGCGGTGCTATGGTATACGACGCTTTTGAAAAGCTAGGCATTTCTAAAGACTTAGCCGCACCTATGATTGATATCGTAAAGGGTTACCTCGACACGAATGGCACCTCTGGCACCTCTGACCTATTAATGAAAGGACTTGGCGCTATATTGTAA
- a CDS encoding DUF4145 domain-containing protein — protein MLNDIEFVNQFSVELGQDYRKAKSFVTDVPTQALLHVRSFSHKLTSLLAEEYAIDFDSPNLYDRIELLNQRRLIDVKTTRALHKLRADGNRGAHPEKYHLTPEQLQELSQRAIKNLLLLVDSLFSQVTNTSKPEYYFEEFDALAGRDLCYRAVMERDAESQYLVGMSLKTRALMQREQELALQESRDDKVEDRSTASFKQASYWFAQAANDDVNALYEHGVSLVHGYSGEFDVVGGEQAIASAAAGGVANAMALLGYFYLVGSQHFEADVQLAERYLSQAAKLEQSEAMANLGVLYYQQSDLKTAYKYISRAAKVGFPHAQYHLALMLARGEGCDADAVQSEHWLAEAAEQGQVDAMFSRAQSMLHDDTGLGDDYSQAESYLREVIKYGHSVPAMIELSIALADGMLGRIDVVSSASLLKLAREHANDDELAVIEPLWASLEQQVLSVMEMTNSPQEKEALAKAAELLS, from the coding sequence TTGTTAAACGATATTGAATTCGTTAATCAGTTTTCAGTCGAGCTGGGACAGGATTATCGCAAGGCTAAAAGCTTTGTAACTGATGTGCCAACGCAAGCTTTGCTTCATGTAAGAAGCTTTAGCCATAAGCTAACCAGCTTACTGGCTGAAGAGTATGCTATCGATTTCGATAGCCCCAACCTTTACGATCGCATTGAGCTGCTAAACCAACGCAGACTTATCGATGTTAAAACCACCCGAGCTCTGCATAAACTGCGTGCCGATGGTAATCGTGGTGCCCATCCTGAAAAGTATCACCTTACTCCTGAGCAATTGCAGGAGTTAAGTCAGCGCGCAATAAAAAATCTACTCTTGCTGGTGGATTCACTGTTCAGTCAGGTGACGAATACGAGCAAGCCAGAATATTACTTTGAAGAGTTTGATGCCTTAGCGGGTAGAGACTTGTGCTATCGCGCGGTGATGGAGCGAGACGCGGAATCGCAATATCTAGTCGGTATGTCGCTTAAGACGCGAGCGTTAATGCAAAGAGAGCAGGAATTAGCATTACAAGAAAGCCGTGATGACAAGGTTGAAGATCGCTCTACTGCATCGTTTAAGCAAGCCAGCTATTGGTTTGCGCAGGCCGCCAATGATGATGTGAATGCCTTATATGAACATGGCGTATCATTAGTCCATGGTTACAGCGGTGAATTTGATGTTGTAGGGGGTGAGCAGGCCATTGCTTCAGCGGCAGCTGGAGGCGTCGCTAATGCCATGGCGTTGTTAGGTTACTTCTATTTAGTCGGTAGTCAGCATTTTGAAGCCGATGTGCAGCTTGCTGAGCGTTACTTGAGTCAAGCGGCAAAGCTCGAGCAATCAGAAGCAATGGCAAATCTGGGTGTACTTTATTATCAGCAATCTGATCTGAAAACGGCTTATAAATATATCAGTCGCGCGGCAAAAGTAGGTTTCCCGCATGCACAATACCATCTGGCGCTGATGTTAGCCCGCGGTGAAGGCTGTGATGCTGATGCGGTACAAAGCGAACATTGGTTGGCTGAAGCTGCTGAGCAAGGCCAAGTCGATGCTATGTTCTCTAGAGCACAGTCGATGCTGCATGATGACACTGGATTAGGGGATGATTACTCGCAGGCAGAAAGCTATTTACGTGAAGTGATTAAATACGGTCATAGTGTGCCAGCAATGATAGAGCTGAGTATTGCGCTTGCCGATGGTATGTTAGGGCGTATCGATGTTGTGTCTTCAGCCTCTTTATTAAAACTGGCTCGAGAGCACGCTAATGATGATGAACTGGCGGTGATCGAACCTCTATGGGCTTCACTTGAGCAGCAAGTACTCTCTGTGATGGAAATGACCAACTCACCTCAAGAAAAAGAAGCGTTAGCAAAAGCGGCTGAATTACTTAGCTAA